Within the Nitrospira sp. genome, the region AGCTGTCCCCGGACTCGTATTCGGGATTGACGTAAAGACGGCGATGGAGCCACATGGCCGCGTGGTCAAGCCGAGGCTGATGAGGGATGGAGTGGGCGAGCGAGACCAAAAAGTTCACCACGATCGTTCCTCCCGGCCGTAGAGCAGTACGGAAGGCTTCCAGGTAGAAAAGTCTGCGTGCTCGGCCCGGAATCGCGCTGTACATGACCCCGCACAGAAGGACGGCATCGAACTGTCCAAGACGTGAGGGGAGGGCGGAGAAGTCGCCTTGGAGGAAATGGGCGGCTGCGCCGATTGTGGCGGCCCTCTGGCGTGCAACCCGTAGGCACTCGAAATTAGCGTCGAGTCCGACAACCGTGAATCCGGACTGGGCGAGTGCCAGTGATTCGCGACCGACACCGGAGCCAAGCACCAGTATCTGCCCACGGGGCCGGACATACCGGGCCATCACGCGTTCTTCCCATGGCTCCAAACTCCATAGGTGGCCGTGCTCCAAATCGTGTGCCGAGATATTGCGATAGCTCGAATCGTAATAGCGGCGAGTCAGTCGCATGAGTTCCTCGGGGGGCAGGAGGGCGGGGAGAAGGCCATGCAGACACGTTTGTACATCGGCGAGCCGGACCGCAGCCCGTTCCACAAGGGCGGTCACGAGTCTCACCATGGCCGCCAGGGCTCGCATGGGGTTACGCGGAAGGAGGAGAAAGATAGGATAGGAGGATGTGTGCGGCTGCCGAGTTTCCAGCCGCCGGAGGGGTCTCGGTGGGCTCGGATGGTGGCGCGCAAGCTGCGGTGAGCGACGCGGTCCAATTTCCTGAAACGAAGTCTTCCATAGGCAGCTCAGCTCCCCGCCCATATCGATGCAGGTAGTCGACCAGTGTCTGTTCGTCTCCAAAATTATTCCTCCTGACATAGACGACCGGTTTGCGCTTGTCGACGGCCTCCACCATCGTGCTGTAGCCAGGTTTGGTCATAATGATGTCAGTCGAGGCCAGGACGGTCATGAATGGTAGGCCTAAGCCTGCGATCGAATGCACGCGGGTATACTGTCCAGGCAGGTCGCCATCCACGAGAAAGCGATACCCTCTCATCTCTTCCATTTGTTTATAGGGGAGGGACGTGAGCGCGATGCCGCCGAACCCGACGAGCACCAGCCGGTCCTCGGCAGGCGTCCGGATCGTTTGGCGCAGGAGTGCCGTCTTCGGCTCAATCCGCTCGATGATGGGCCCAACGTCGTCGTGGGATGCGAAAGCCCTCAGTGGCATCGCCGGTGTGAGCCGAATGATCCTGTCGGCGGATCTGTAACAACGACGCATCTGTTCGAGGATGTGTTGATGCGTGCGGTTATCAGGTTTGGCATACGCCTCCATGATTTCATCCCATGCCAGGGATCCCATGCAGACCAGCGGGACGTCCGCAGCCCGGGCCGCTGCGACCGCCAGGTAAGAAATGTCCGACACCACCAGGTCTGGGCTCACCGATTTCAGTTCCTTGGCTTCCGCTTCAAGGCGGGCCTCCCAGCCGGCATGGAACTGTGACAGTGCCGTCCAGGTGGCGGGCACGTCAATGGTCAGCGGGCCGTTTTGTACGCACCCAATATCCTGTTGAGCCGGCCGATAGTCCCAAGGAACCGACAGGCGGGCGCGAAAAAACGATTCGGGCACGGTGGTGCGAAGGACCACGCGCAGGTCTCCGAGAAACTGCCCGAGAGCATTGAGCACAGGGGTGCAATGGGCGGCGTGCCCGAAGCCGTGGCTGGAGATGCTGCACCAAAGGAGGGGCACGATGGGTGGTCTCGCGGAACGCTAGAAGTTGGAGTGGTCGCTCTCAACCGGAGCGATATTGTAGAGCAGTTCGAGGTCGAATTCGTCGACGAGGTCGTTAAAAACCGTCCGGCCCAAGTCCGAACGTACCTCGTTCATGACCAGGTCGATCGCCATTCCGGCCTGCGCGCCGTACTGGGCGATGGCGTGTTCGATACGCTGGCGGGCTTCGGCCTCGTTCATGGGAACCATCCGATCATAGTCGATGGGTCGGATCATATCATTCCGACACATGAATCGCTATGGCGCCGTGAGGCCACTTCAAGGAGCGGGCGAGCGGATAATCGAAATGGTCCGTGTTTGACGGGGGGACGGTGACGCGGTGGGAATGGCGGTAAACTCGCCGGACTCCTTGGGCTCGGTGTTGCGTTTGGCCAGGTAGCCCGCTTGAACAAAGTGCCGGTCCTTCACGAGTTCCCGCTGGAGTTGTGTGAGGCACGTGTCCAAAATCTTGGCCTCCAGTTCGTCGACCGCCAGATGTGTGGCCCCGAAGAGATGATAGTGCGCGATGCCTTCGGCGGTGGCGGTATACCGATGCGTCCGGCCGTCTTCATGTTCGAGGTCCAGCGTCATCCTGGCACCATATTCGTACTCTAGCGGCAGGACCGGAGTCAGAAGAAACATGGAGGCCCCGATCACGATGCCCTTCCAGGCGGCCGCACCGGAATGCGGTTCAGGAAAGAGCGCCACTGAGAGCTTTGCGCGCACGTGCTGATCGAGGGGATCCGTTGCGCCGTATTCCGGGTACACCAGTCTCGAAAACAAATGTGTCTCCGCCAATGTGTCGAGTACTCGACGTTCGAGTTCGACCGCCGGTGGCATGGCCGATCCGTTTTGGGACACGGCAATGCCCGTCACGACGGCGGGCACCCGTTCCAATGTCGTGAAGCCGGCCGAGGCACTCGGAGCATCGGTCGTGATCTCTCCGGCTTTGACTTCCATCCAGCGTGAGCAGCCGGTGGCCGAAAGCTGGAGACTCAATGCGGAAGCCAGCAGCACAGTCATCGTGCGGGTGTATAGTGGTGTCACGGCGGTACTCCGGGTCGAAGAATCAGTAGTAGTAGGAAAAGCCGGCAAACGGCAAACTCGCATTCAGCCCTAGGTTCGGGACATTCGTCCCGGCATTGCTGATGTGATGGAACCGGTACCCCACGTTCAGGGCGGCCTGCTTGCTGAAGAACCAGGAGAGGCCGAATCCTGCCGTGAGGATAAAATTAAATTCGGAATCTTCTTCCTTGATCTTGATCTGATTCGTGAGGTCGGTCCAAAACGGCCCTCCCGCAAACTCGAAGTAAGGCCGGAAACGCTCGGATACCAGGAAGGTCCACTTGAGCTTCGGGGTGAAGCCCAGGCCGTGGGAGACCACCGGTTCCAGGAATTCGAGGTAGACCACCTCGGCCCCGATGGCCAGCTGTCCCCGGTACCAACCCGAGCCAACCGGATCGGTGAGCGTGATGGTCCAGGATGGCATGACGGCGGGACCGGACTGTTTGGTGGAGTGTAGATCCGTGAGCCTGTGAGGCAACAGGTAGCCGGCGGTCAAGCTCAACTCTTGTGTGCCCATGCGAAATCCAGGTCCGTCAGCAGCCTCTTCGGCTTGTGCGATCCAGGCCTGACCTCCGAACAGTAGCGATGGCAGGAGCAGCAGAAGGACCAGATAAGGCATTGATATCCTGTGAGGTCTCTTAGACGAGGGTATCCGCAGGATGAGGTGCTTCTCCAAACTGTAGCAGAGGATTAGAATCTGTCCAGGGCGGCGGGCCGGTCTATGAGGAGGCCACGCCAGATCAGGTCATCACCGGCAGGGAGCACTGGCAGGTTGCGCTAACCTATACCTGGGCGCCAGGAGGAGCCTGGTGTTCGCCACGGAGTTGCGCGAGCCTGGCACGGTCGTCTGCGAGGTGTGGTAGGCGGTAACGGAGACCGATTTGGACGACACGTTCGAGACACCGCAAAGCAGTCATTCGATCCGCGCGCCGCTCGTACAGGTCCGCGAGGACGCGTAGGACCGCAGCTTCGCTTGGCTCATTCCCCAATTTAATAAAGTGTTCGGAGGCATTGTTCAAGCATCGCTCTGCATTTAGCCACTGGTCCAAACTAAGGAATGTCTTCCCCAGTTGGCTGTACGTCATCGCCAGGCCGTCTTCGTCTCCTACGGCGCGGTGGCAGTCCAAGGCGCGGTGAAAATGTTCGATCGCTTTCTGCCCGTCCCCCTGGTTCGCTTCCAACAGGCCGAGATTGGCATAGAGCGCACCGAGCACGCGGTACTCTTCGAGCGGCTGGATCATTGCCAAGGCTTCGAGATAGTAGGCGCGTGCCGCCTCCACTTCGTGGACTTCCTTCTTGATGTTGCCAAGGTTGATGAGGGTTTGGGCTATGGCAAGCTGGTCTTGACGCTCCCGTTGGATAACCAGCAGTTCTCGATAGCAGCCTACGGCATCGTCGTAGGCGCCGCTCATGGCCAGCACGTTTCCCAAATTGCCGAGCGTTTCCGTGAGTGCCGTCGGATCGTGAGCGGCCCGGTCCGACGCCTCGGCTTTACGATACCACGCGAGGGCTTGGACGAGATCCCCGCGATGCAGATAGATGCTTCCCCGATGTCTTGCCTCGTCGGACATGATGCCAGCTTACTCGGAGCTCTTGGTGGCGTCCAGCGGGCGGCTTGTATGGTAGAAAGCGGCTTGCTATCGTGCGCAAGTCACAACAATGTACGCGCCGTGCGTCGGTGCCGGTGACGAGATCGTCTCACAATTGCTCAACCTCGCCGGGGTAGAATGGGTGTCTCGAACACGGTCGGCAACTTTTTTGAGATAGAAGATAGAAACAGCCTTTTCCATGGCTTCTGCCTTTGCACATGCCGTTGCCGCGACGGCGCTCGGAACCCTCATGGGAGTGCCATGGCGTTTGTGGGGAGTGTTGAGTCTTGGAGTGATCTGCGCCATCGTCCCCGATCTGGATTCCGTTGGCTTTTGGTTTGGAATTCCCTATGAGCATCCGCTCGGACACCGAGGACTGTCCCATTCGATTGTCTTCGCCGCGTTTATGAGTTGGTGCCTGGTGCGGTTCGGTTTCCGGGATCGCTCACGAGGCGAGCAGCACCGGTTAGGATGGTTCCTCTTCTTGGCGACGGCTTCGCATGGGGTCTTGGATGCCATGACCAATGGTGGGCTTGGTGTAGCGTTCTTCGCCCCCTTCGACAATACACGTTACTTTTTTTCGTTTCGTCCCATCGAAGTGTCGCCGCTCGAGCCGCAGAAGTTTTTCACCCGGCGCGGAGTAGGAATTCTGGCGACGGAGGTGGTATGGGTCGGGATCCCGTCGGTGGCGGTCATGCTGGGTGTGACGATGTGGCGCCGGCGATGTGCCAGGATGGCTCAAACCTCCAGCGTCATCCAAGACCTCGGTGTCCGACGCGTCACAGAATCAGCGAGCCCCGCCGCGGGGGCCAGCGAGAAGAGCAACAATTAGTCGCCGCCCTTTGGTGTGTCGCGTCGAAATTCGGCCTCGAGTTCGTCTTCGTCGGATAGCCCGAGCCCTTCTCGGAACGATCGTCGGAGCGTATGGACTTGTTCCCGACTTCGGTCTGGGGCATCCTGTTCGCTGAGGGCAAGGAATTGATCGCACAATCGGGCGCCAAGCGCGAAGTACTCCGGCACCGTCTGCTCCGTGACCTGTTGCCAGGAGATGTAGACGAGAAACTCCTGATAGGCGGAAGCCTGAGGATATGCCTGACCGAGGGTCACCAGTTGGTGATAGGCCCGGCTGGCTTCAGGACCGGCGCTGGCCGAAAACGTCGCCTCCAGTTCTTCGGCTTCTTCCCACCGATCACCGAGTTCCTCACGAGTGCGGCATCGCTGAAAGGCAAGTTGGGCTTCGAGGGCGGGATCGAAATTCATCGTCACTGATCGTACAGAGCGAGTCCGTCCGACATCAATGCCACACGCGAGGCCATTGCGCCCGTACCCTGCCAGTCTAGGCAGACTCACATGCTCCGTCAACTGCCATGCCGCCCGAAAGAAGACAGACTTATGCATTTACATTCAGAAGAATCGACGGCTAGACTCTGGTCGAAGGAGCATGAATGAGCGAACAGTCGTCATCGCCCAGGGCTTCCAGGCGTTCGGTGGGCCTGTCACCCATCGACCGTGTGAAACGCTATCACCAGGAGACCAAGCACGAATTCATGCGCTATGCGCGATCGCTTGGATTCTTGGATTGGGCCAACCAACCCGATCCGTTTCGCCGGTACATCGGGACACCCCTCCATCGATTGCCACTGCTTCCGGAGGAGCAGGGGGAAGAGCCCAAGTACGACGACCTCTATGTGCCGGGCCGAATCCAGCCCCGGCCGGTCACGATCCACTCGCTGTCTCGCTTCCTGGAATATGCGCTGTCGATTACGGCCTGGAAGCAAGCGGGCGAAGTCCGATGGGCCTTGCGCAGCAATCCCTCGAGTGGAAATCTGCATCCCACGGAGGGATATGTGTTGGTGCGTTCCGTGAAGGGGTTGGCATCTGATCCAGCGCTCTATCACTACGCTCCCAAGGAGCACGGTCTCGAACGTCGTGCGCTCATCCCGAATTCGGTGGGTGAAGATCTGTTCAGGTTGCTACCTGAGGAGAGTTTTTTATTCGGGCTAAGCTCGATCTACTGGCGCGAGGCCTGGAAGTATGGTGAGCGGGCGTTTCGCTACTGCCATCACGACGTCGGGCACGCGCTGGGCAGCGCGCGTCTTGCCGCCGCGGCGCTGGGGTGGCGATTGGTGATACTGTCCGGTCTCACCTCCGAGCAGGTGAACGCGGTGTTGGGTGTCGAGCGAGCCGAGGATTATTCAGATTCGGAGCGAGAACATGGCGACTGCCTGGCTGTGGTGTGGCCGGATCGCGCTCCTCGAGATGGGTATAGAGTACCAACGACCCTGCCGGGCGACGCAATCATGAAATTCGGCGCGTGTGCATGGCAGGGGAAAGCCAATCGTCTGAGCGTCGACGAGCCCTTGACGTGGGACATTATCGATGACGTCGCGGAAGTGGTCGTCCAAACGCACCCTGCCTCCGGTTCTGTCATCGTTCGTTCCCGACCTCCCCTCCGAGAGGAGGTGCCGGTTCGGTCGGTGAGCGCGCATCAGGTCATCCATCAGCGACGGAGCGCCGTGGCCTTCGATGGCCGGAGTTCGATCAGTGTCGAGCTGTTCTATCGGATGCTGTGGCGGGTCATGCCGGTGGGCCCGGAGTCATACGTCGATCGCTCACCACCGTGGGACTTAGGTTTTTTCGAGCCACGCGTGCATCTCATACTCTTCGTGCATCTGGTAGATGGACTGACGCCGGGACTGTATTGTCTGGTGCGCGATGCGGAGAAGGTGCCGCTGCTCAAGGGGACGATGACACCGACGTTCACCTGGGAAGTCCCCTCCCGATGTCCGGCGTCGCTTCCGTTCTATCGATTGGCCGAGGGCGATGCGCGACGCGTGGCGGCGCAAGTGAGCTGTCATCAGGACATCGCCGGAGCAAGCGCCTTTTCGCTTGGGATGCTCGCGGAGTTTGACGGTC harbors:
- a CDS encoding hydrolase — translated: MASAFAHAVAATALGTLMGVPWRLWGVLSLGVICAIVPDLDSVGFWFGIPYEHPLGHRGLSHSIVFAAFMSWCLVRFGFRDRSRGEQHRLGWFLFLATASHGVLDAMTNGGLGVAFFAPFDNTRYFFSFRPIEVSPLEPQKFFTRRGVGILATEVVWVGIPSVAVMLGVTMWRRRCARMAQTSSVIQDLGVRRVTESASPAAGASEKSNN
- a CDS encoding lipid A 3-O-deacylase — its product is MPYLVLLLLLPSLLFGGQAWIAQAEEAADGPGFRMGTQELSLTAGYLLPHRLTDLHSTKQSGPAVMPSWTITLTDPVGSGWYRGQLAIGAEVVYLEFLEPVVSHGLGFTPKLKWTFLVSERFRPYFEFAGGPFWTDLTNQIKIKEEDSEFNFILTAGFGLSWFFSKQAALNVGYRFHHISNAGTNVPNLGLNASLPFAGFSYYY